tgagatgttttttgtttttgtttgagacagtcttactctgtcgcccagactggagtgcagtggtacaatctccgctcactgcaacttccgccccccccccaccctccgtgttcaagcaattcttctacttCAGCTTcacgagtggctgggattacaggcgtgcaccaccacacctggctaatttttgtaattttagtagaaatggggtttcaccatgttggtcagggtggtctcaaactcctggcctcaagcgatcttcctccttggccttccaaagtgctgggattacaggagtaagcccctgcacccggcctgcATTTGAGGTGTCTTTCTGATGAATGGTCATTGAAGCCACAGAAGTAAGTCACATCTCACAAGGGAAATATATAGattgaaaaaaagaataggataGAATGCAGAGTTATATCCACCTTTAAGGGAGAGGCATCTGGACATCAGTGCACAGGTCAGAGAGCAGGAAACCTGTGCAGGGTCATTAAATGAAGCCAAGGGAAGAAGGAATTTTTCAagtgttttatttgcatttcgtAAAAAATttgaattccctttatttcttttccttcaaatttGAGACTAGTTTTACATCTGTAAGCACCTTCAATATCTCATGGATATCCAGGCCTTTAGGATAAAATTGTGGAGCTTTTTATACATTTGTCCCAATCTTGgacattttctttgttaaaaacatTATTTGCTGCAAAATAAAGCCTGAACTGGGGAAGAGTTTGTTGCTATTTTTTAATCAGTAGATCTCGGTATATTTCTGTAATGAGGGCATTGGTACAGCAGTTCCTAAGTGCTTTTTACCTTTTGCCATTCTCAGTTGCtttcatgtcctttgtctttgTTGCTTTTGTGAAGGATCTTGTGTTTGGTTCTGTATCTGGGCTTAGTGTAGAATGGAGGAGAATGGAGCATCATGATGTCAGCTGCCTTGGTGATACATAAATTTGTTGCCCAGTAACATTGATTATCTGGGCCCCtagataaaaatctaaaaaggaaAGTTATCCTTTTAGCTAAAGCAATAGTGAAATTCATGTCTAAaataagagtctcactctgtcacccaggctggagtgcagtgcacaatcttggctcactgcaacctccacctcccaggttcaagcagttctcctgcctcaacctcccaagaagctgggattacaggtgtctgccaccatacctggctaatttttgtatttttggtagagatgaggtttctcaccatgttggccaggctaggcttgaactgctgatctcaggtgatccccgaccttggcctcccaaagtgctgggattacaggcatgagccactgcacccggccaagaaccCAACtaagttttaaactttttgctCAATGAGTGATCACAGGCTCTAGGCCACAggagtctagaaaaaaaaaattggtacaaAGATTTGACTTTGTGTttcaaaaattgattttattttggtatttcaGATTTATACTTGCACAATTAGttgataagttttaaaaatcttaatttttaattgcatttttcttcttttacagaaGTTATCTTACATATCTGCTTTCCTCAAAATGAGTGTTTGTGTCAATTTCTTCAGACCTTTCACCAGGTTTTTGGTGCCATTTACCCTTCCTaggaagagaaataatttatattcaacaATTTTGCAGAGGTACATATCTTCCAAAATACCAGCTGTTACTTATCCTAATAATGAGAGTACACCCCCTTCTGAAAAGCTAGAATTGGATAAGTGGAAAACTACCATGAAATCTAGTGTGCAAGAAGAATGTGTTTCAACAGTCTCAAGCAGTAAGGATGAAGATCCTCTAGCTGCCACCAGAGAGTTCATTGAGATGTGGAGATTGCTTGGCAAAGAAGTACCAGAACATATCACTGAAGAAGAGCTCAAAACCATTATGGAATGTGTttctaaaacagcaaaaaaaaaatatttaaaatatttatatgtgaaggaaaaacagaaaaaagctaagcaaataaaaaaggaaatgaaagcagcaGCAAGGGAAGAAGCAAAAAATGTCAAGCTGCTGGAAACCACTGAGGAAGATAAACAGCAAAACTTTCTATTTTTACGACTTTGGGATAGGAATATAAACATTGCAATGAGCTGGAAGGGTGCCCAGGCCATGCAGTTTGGACAACCTTTGGTTTTTGACATGGcttatgaaaattatatgaaaccaAAGGAATTGCAGTATACTATTTCCCAGCTTTTAGAAAGTGAAGGATGGAACAGAAGAAATGTTGatcctttccatatttatttcTGCAATCTAAAAACAGATGGTGCTTATCACAGAGAGTTGGTTAAACGGTATGAAGAAAAATGGGACAAATTGCTTTTAACAGCAACAGAAAAGTCTCATGTAGATTTATTTCCAAAGGACAGTATTATCTATTTAACTGCAGATTCTCCCAATGTTATGACTACTTTCAGGCATGACAAAGTTTATATAATTGGGTCTTTTGTTGATAAGAAGATGCAGCCAGGCACATCCCTAGCCAAGGCAAAACGGCTGAACCTGGCAACCGAATGCCTTCCATTAGATAAATATTTACAATGGGATACTGGTAACAAAAATCTCACCTTAGATCAAATGATGCGTATTTTGTTATGTCTGAAAAACACTGGTAATTGGGAAGAGGCTCTGAAATTTGTTCCCAAGAGAAAACATACTGGTTTTCTGGAGATTTCTCAGCATTCTCAAGAGTTTATCGACAGATTGAAGAAGGCAAaaacttttaattcattttcaaaagGTTCTCTAAATGTGTGTGCACAGAAGAGGTGGCTCAAATGAGAACATTTCATGGCGTACAAAGTAAATGGGTTGGAAATACAGTTCTGTTAATATATGTCTTcccaaataattcatttttctcttctaaagGTAGTCTTTCCCAACTGACTGCAGGGTTGTGTCTTTTCCCAATTAAATATCTGCAGAACTTTGGAATTATACTTTTACTgtaaaaagataagtaaaaagaATTGTCCAAGATTGTTGAACAGAATCATCTTTAAATTATCCCAACTAAATAGTTGTACCATTGGTAGACTTTTTTATGGAGGTTCCTAGAGGGTGGTGCCCTGGGGAGGGCTTGGAAGCTCCGCACCCCTTCCCCAATACCTTTCcctgtgcatctcttcatctgtatgtTTTGTAGTGTCTTTTATAGTAAACTAGTAAATGTGTTTGCTTCAATTGTATGAGCCACTCAAGCAGATTAATCAAGAGAAGGAGTTGGTACTCCAACTTGAAGCCAGTCAGTCAGAAGTTCTGTAGGCCCAGATTTGCAACTtgtgctggggtgggaggagggagcagtTTCGGGGACTAGGCCCTCAACCTGTGGGgtctgacactatctccaggtagatagtatCTGAATTGAATTACAGAACATTCGGCTGGTGTCCAGTGCAGAACTGATTGCTTGTGTGTTGATGAGAAATTCccccacatttggtcacagaagtcttctgtctGTGTTGCTTGTTGAGggagaaaataggaaaaaggaCTTTTGAGTTTGGGGGGGTTTTCCATACAACTATGAAAAACGGGTTCACGGATAAAACTGATTTCTTGTCCTCTTACGGAAAAAGGAATTTATGCCTGGTGcactggctcactcctgtaatcccagcactttgggaggccatcgcaggctgatcacttgagcccaggagtttgataccagcatgggcaacatggtgaaaccccatctctaaaaaaaatacaaaaattagccaggtgtggtggtgtgtgcatgtagtccctgctacttgggaggctgaggtaggaggatcacttgagcctgggaggtggaggttgcagtgaaccgacattgcaccactgtgctatagcctgggcaacagagtgagaccctgtctcagaaactaaaaataacatttttgaaaacatgGGAAATAGGAATGATATAGGCAACTATTCCTAATTTCTGAATTGGAAATTAGCATAAGTGTccaatgcatttcttttcttttttttgttttttgtgatggAGCCTCAccttgtaacccaggctggagtgcagtggtgtgatcatggctcgctgcagccacaatctcctgggctcaagcgagcctcctgcctcagtttcccaagtagctggaattttaGAACCCTGAATGATGCCCTGTTGCAGGGTTGCATTTGCTAGAATAGACGCCATTTCTTCATACAAAGACTGTCTGTCTTTAGGCCATGTGCTTAAAAGATTGCATCCACTAAGGAGGTATTCGTTTCCTAATTTGCCCAAAGACAGACAAGGTGACATCTCCACAGAATTCAAGTGAGAGTAAGCTATGAAGATATAAGGGAAGGGAATTCCAAGTAAAAGGAACAAGTGTAAAAGCCCTTGAGCGAGGGTTCAAGGTCCAACAAGGAGGTTGGTGCGCCTGAAGCAAAAGGAGTAAAGAGCTGAAGATCAGGTCACAGGAGTAGCTAGATCTGTCAGCGCATCTTAAGCCACCATAAGAACTGTCTTATTCACTGTTATATCCCTAGAGCCTGGTGCTTAAACATTTGAATAGATGAATCTGACTCAttctccacctcccacccccatggTTTTGTACATTTATTCTATGTGAAAACATTAACAGAAACTTTTCCTCCAGCCCAGATATAAATCTGAAATGggtgatttttttcctccccctccttggatgatttcttttcttcctctttctctgattCTTGTCTTTTCTTGCCCACTTGCTACCACCACCCCATTTAGGGATCTTCATCTTGTCTTCATCTCTTCCCACctgtcccaccccaccccaaattGGATTCAGTTTAAAATGATCACTTTGGCTGCTATGTTGAGAAGAGATTATAAgagagagaccagttaggaggctactgCAGTAACAAAAGTGAGAGATAATAGGTAGGTAGTGAGACGCAGTCAGATCTGAATGTGTTTAGTCTGAAGGGGTAAAGCTGGCAGTAATGGATTggatgggagaaaaataaaatttagggaCGACTTCAAGATTGTTTACTAGAGAAACTGGAAGGACTTGTTACTATTTACTGAAATGCAGAAGCTTTGAGGGGGCAGGTAATCCAAAGTTAACTTTGGGACATTTTACAGTTGCCTATTAGATGTCCAAGTGGAGATGTCAAGTGGTCAGTTGGATATATGAGCCCGGAGttcagagacaaggtctggctagAGATGTTAATAATGTAGTTAAATGCTCCAGACTAGTTGAGGCCATCTAGGGAGTCTGTGTGGATAAAGATATCTGATGTCTGAGCCCTGAGGTACTCCAACATTTAGAGGTGTGGGAGATGAGAAGGAACCGGCAAATAAGACTGAGGTAGAGCAACCagtaagaaatgagagaaaatgtcctggaggcaaaatgaaaaaaagtgtttCATGCTGCAGATCAAGTAAGATGAAGTCTGAGAGCTGACCACTGAATGTAGGAATGAGGACACTGCTGATTATCTTGACAACAGCAATTTCAATGGAGGGTTGAAAAGAAAGCCAATTGGAGTAGGGTTAAAAGAGAGTGGacaaagccaggtgcagtggctcaggcctgtaatcccagcactttgggaggccgaggctggcagatcacctgaggtcgggaattcaagaccaccctgacgaacatggagaaacaccatctctactaaaaatacaaaaaaaaaaaaaaaaaaaagctgggcatagcggtgcatgcctgtaatcccagctatttgggaggctaaggcaggagaatcgcttgaacctgggagatggaagttgcgatgagccaagatcatgccattacactccagcctgggcaacaagagcgaaactccgtctcaaaaaaaattaa
The sequence above is drawn from the Rhinopithecus roxellana isolate Shanxi Qingling chromosome 1, ASM756505v1, whole genome shotgun sequence genome and encodes:
- the TRMT10C gene encoding tRNA methyltransferase 10 homolog C — protein: MSVCVNFFRPFTRFLVPFTLPRKRNNLYSTILQRYISSKIPAVTYPNNESTPPSEKLELDKWKTTMKSSVQEECVSTVSSSKDEDPLAATREFIEMWRLLGKEVPEHITEEELKTIMECVSKTAKKKYLKYLYVKEKQKKAKQIKKEMKAAAREEAKNVKLLETTEEDKQQNFLFLRLWDRNINIAMSWKGAQAMQFGQPLVFDMAYENYMKPKELQYTISQLLESEGWNRRNVDPFHIYFCNLKTDGAYHRELVKRYEEKWDKLLLTATEKSHVDLFPKDSIIYLTADSPNVMTTFRHDKVYIIGSFVDKKMQPGTSLAKAKRLNLATECLPLDKYLQWDTGNKNLTLDQMMRILLCLKNTGNWEEALKFVPKRKHTGFLEISQHSQEFIDRLKKAKTFNSFSKGSLNVCAQKRWLK